Proteins from a single region of Candidatus Parcubacteria bacterium:
- a CDS encoding hypothetical protein (Derived by automated computational analysis using gene prediction method: GeneMarkS-2+.): protein MSEDKLITSITWKIPEFEIRERNRNWYILATLFFLVCVFFSFFEIINWKIVFLGANSNFIFPLILIAAAILYIMNEGREPNILDCILGPTGVTIGNHFYDYDIISNFCILYKPDEDLKRLYFDFKNSLRYPRLSINLYDEDPIEMRNFLKRHLNEDLERVAPPISEQLTKLLKL from the coding sequence ATGTCCGAAGACAAACTTATCACTTCAATTACTTGGAAAATTCCAGAATTTGAGATTCGCGAGCGCAACCGCAATTGGTATATATTGGCCACGCTATTCTTCTTAGTCTGTGTGTTTTTTTCTTTCTTTGAGATCATCAATTGGAAAATTGTTTTTTTAGGCGCCAATTCCAATTTTATTTTCCCTTTAATTTTAATCGCTGCTGCTATTCTCTACATTATGAATGAAGGCCGCGAACCAAATATTTTAGACTGTATCTTAGGGCCGACCGGTGTAACTATTGGAAATCATTTTTACGATTACGATATCATCAGCAATTTTTGCATACTATATAAACCTGATGAAGATTTAAAACGTCTTTATTTTGATTTTAAAAATAGTCTTAGATACCCGCGCTTATCCATCAATTTATACGACGAGGACCCGATTGAAATGAGGAACTTTTTGAAGCGCCACCTAAATGAAGATTTGGAACGAGTGGCGCCACCAATCTCGGAACAGTTGACGAAGCTGTTAAAATTGTGA
- a CDS encoding recombinase family protein (Derived by automated computational analysis using gene prediction method: Protein Homology. GO_function: GO:0000150 - DNA strand exchange activity [Evidence IEA]; GO_function: GO:0003677 - DNA binding [Evidence IEA]; GO_process: GO:0006310 - DNA recombination [Evidence IEA]), whose translation MNTTLMPVGTQGKIETKIKVKYCLYARKSTESEERQVLSIDSQIKEMLELAEREGLDVVELKRESHSAKETGQRPVFNEIVDEIKEGKFNAILTWAPDRISRNAGDLGKIVDLMDSGALLEIRTYGQKFSNNPNEKFLLMILGSQAKLENDNRGINVRRGLRTRAEMGLWVGLAPLGYLNQKRMDKKCQVIIDPLRAPAIKKMFEKVAYEKYSGRKLYNYLKHELNFYTRGNKPLTLAGVYRILDNPFYYGVFERPVGSGNWYQGKHKPIINKDLFEKAQAQLKRDKIVRENREFAFTKLFTCGHCGSGISAEEKYKQLKDGTHARYIYYSCSRARDRNCKNKYIREEELIAELLKILDKVNINELGMRQKLEDEIARFNIFQRSVLGATEKLKTDKEMDIRNYAKYLLKEGAVSEKRELLANLRSKIMYKDKKLTLIED comes from the coding sequence ATGAATACAACATTAATGCCCGTAGGGACTCAAGGCAAAATAGAGACCAAAATTAAGGTAAAATACTGCCTTTATGCAAGAAAATCGACCGAAAGCGAGGAAAGGCAAGTCTTATCAATAGATAGCCAAATAAAAGAGATGCTTGAGCTGGCCGAGCGAGAAGGCCTTGATGTGGTCGAATTAAAGCGAGAATCGCACAGCGCCAAAGAAACAGGTCAAAGACCAGTCTTCAATGAGATTGTGGACGAAATCAAAGAGGGTAAATTTAACGCCATTTTGACTTGGGCTCCTGACCGCATATCTCGTAATGCTGGTGATTTAGGGAAAATAGTGGATTTAATGGATAGTGGTGCCCTGCTAGAAATTAGGACATATGGTCAGAAATTTTCTAATAATCCAAATGAGAAATTCCTGCTTATGATTTTAGGATCGCAAGCCAAGTTAGAAAATGATAATCGAGGAATTAATGTTAGACGAGGGCTAAGGACTAGAGCAGAAATGGGTTTATGGGTTGGACTTGCTCCGCTAGGTTATTTAAACCAAAAAAGAATGGATAAAAAATGCCAAGTTATTATTGATCCATTAAGAGCGCCAGCTATCAAGAAAATGTTTGAAAAAGTAGCTTATGAAAAATATAGTGGTCGGAAATTATATAACTATCTTAAACATGAATTAAACTTCTATACTCGAGGAAATAAACCATTAACACTGGCTGGAGTATATAGAATACTAGATAACCCTTTTTATTACGGAGTATTTGAAAGACCAGTTGGTAGCGGTAACTGGTATCAGGGAAAACATAAGCCGATAATAAATAAAGATTTATTTGAAAAAGCTCAAGCTCAATTAAAAAGAGATAAAATTGTTAGAGAAAATAGAGAATTTGCCTTCACTAAACTATTTACTTGTGGTCATTGCGGGTCAGGCATATCAGCAGAAGAAAAATATAAACAACTTAAAGATGGTACACACGCCAGATATATCTACTATTCATGCTCAAGAGCTAGGGATAGAAATTGTAAAAATAAATATATCAGAGAAGAAGAGCTTATTGCTGAATTACTTAAAATATTAGACAAAGTAAATATTAACGAGTTAGGAATGAGGCAAAAATTAGAGGATGAAATAGCCCGATTTAATATCTTTCAAAGATCAGTACTGGGTGCTACGGAAAAACTGAAAACCGACAAAGAAATGGATATAAGAAATTATGCTAAATACTTATTAAAAGAAGGCGCAGTATCTGAAAAAAGAGAGCTACTAGCTAATCTGAGATCAAAAATAATGTATAAAGATAAAAAGTTGACCTTGATAGAAGATTAA
- a CDS encoding N-6 DNA methylase (Derived by automated computational analysis using gene prediction method: Protein Homology. GO_function: GO:0003677 - DNA binding [Evidence IEA]; GO_function: GO:0008170 - N-methyltransferase activity [Evidence IEA]; GO_process: GO:0006306 - DNA methylation [Evidence IEA]): MSLDKSQFVTPTQLAKMLGITRIAIHQKIKKGEIKAENIGDPSKPTYVIPKSSLSKEIQDRIQVEQKKATESIVGKDVQHHDLNFEKELWAAADKLRGNIDVSEYKNIVLGLLFLKYISDAFYTRRKELESLTRDKNNENFYVEDDKARAQILETKDFYKSAGVFYVPEKSRWEYLQTKTMQSDIGQVLDKAMDYIEEDNRVELEGVLPKIYTRTTLDYSVIGELVNIFSRISFDHNFDREKDILGRIYEYFLGQFASSEGKRGGEFFTPRSIVKLLVEILEPYENARVLDPACGSGGMFVAMGEYLRNHGQDSSKLAINGQESNQTTLRLAKMNLAIRGLSGKIELGNTYYQDKFPHLQADFVIANPPFNGEWEPSKLSDNDPRITLGTPPSGNANFMWVQHFAHHLAPNGLAGFVMPNGALAVSGKEGELRKKLIEEDLVEVIISCPSKLFYNVSLPVSLWFLAKNKKGDRFRNRSGETLFIDARDTFEQISRKQVVFNPEHIEKISNTVRAWRGEKDAGTYEDVSGFCKSASLEEIKKNGYVLTPGRYVGLADVEDDGISFEEKMEKLSSELRVAFAKGRDLEKEIEKNLKELGF; the protein is encoded by the coding sequence ATGTCTCTAGATAAATCCCAGTTTGTTACGCCAACACAACTAGCAAAAATGCTAGGTATTACTCGTATTGCAATTCATCAAAAAATCAAAAAAGGTGAAATAAAAGCGGAAAATATTGGTGACCCTTCGAAGCCAACTTATGTTATACCTAAGTCTTCATTGTCTAAAGAGATTCAAGATCGCATACAGGTAGAACAAAAAAAGGCAACTGAGAGTATAGTTGGTAAGGACGTACAGCACCATGATTTAAATTTTGAAAAAGAGCTTTGGGCAGCAGCAGATAAACTTCGTGGAAATATTGATGTTTCTGAATACAAGAATATTGTTCTTGGTCTTTTATTTTTGAAATATATATCTGATGCTTTTTATACTCGCCGCAAAGAACTTGAAAGTCTTACTCGTGATAAAAATAATGAAAATTTTTATGTAGAAGATGATAAGGCTCGAGCACAAATCCTTGAAACTAAAGATTTTTATAAAAGTGCTGGTGTATTTTATGTTCCTGAAAAATCAAGATGGGAATACTTGCAAACAAAAACCATGCAATCTGATATTGGTCAGGTGCTGGATAAGGCAATGGATTATATTGAAGAAGATAATCGAGTCGAACTTGAAGGCGTTCTTCCAAAAATTTATACACGTACAACCCTTGATTATTCTGTTATCGGTGAGCTTGTAAATATCTTTTCTCGTATTTCATTTGATCATAATTTTGATCGTGAAAAAGATATTCTTGGTCGTATCTACGAATACTTCCTTGGTCAGTTTGCGTCATCTGAAGGAAAACGTGGGGGCGAATTTTTTACTCCTCGATCGATTGTTAAATTACTCGTAGAAATTCTTGAGCCTTATGAAAATGCTCGCGTACTAGATCCAGCCTGCGGTAGCGGGGGGATGTTTGTGGCTATGGGTGAATATCTTCGTAACCATGGACAAGATTCATCAAAACTTGCTATCAACGGTCAAGAAAGTAATCAGACTACGCTTCGCCTCGCAAAGATGAATCTCGCTATTCGTGGACTTTCAGGAAAGATTGAATTAGGAAACACTTATTATCAAGACAAATTTCCACATCTGCAGGCAGACTTCGTGATTGCAAATCCACCTTTTAACGGAGAATGGGAGCCGTCAAAACTTTCGGATAATGATCCGCGCATAACACTCGGCACTCCACCAAGCGGAAACGCAAACTTTATGTGGGTGCAACATTTTGCACACCATCTTGCGCCAAATGGTTTGGCAGGATTTGTTATGCCAAATGGAGCACTTGCCGTATCAGGAAAAGAAGGAGAGCTTCGCAAAAAGCTTATTGAGGAAGATTTGGTTGAAGTGATTATTTCTTGCCCATCAAAGCTTTTCTATAACGTATCACTTCCTGTTTCTCTTTGGTTTTTAGCAAAGAATAAAAAAGGTGATCGTTTTAGAAATCGTTCGGGCGAAACATTATTTATCGATGCTAGAGATACATTTGAACAAATTTCTCGTAAGCAGGTTGTGTTTAACCCAGAACATATTGAGAAAATTTCAAATACTGTTCGTGCGTGGCGTGGAGAAAAAGATGCAGGCACATACGAAGATGTATCCGGATTCTGCAAGTCTGCATCTCTAGAAGAAATAAAGAAAAATGGATACGTTCTTACTCCTGGTCGTTATGTTGGCTTGGCTGATGTAGAAGACGATGGAATTTCTTTTGAAGAAAAAATGGAAAAACTTTCATCTGAATTGCGAGTGGCATTTGCAAAAGGTCGAGATTTGGAAAAAGAGATTGAGAAAAATCTTAAGGAACTCGGATTTTAA
- a CDS encoding restriction endonuclease subunit S (Derived by automated computational analysis using gene prediction method: Protein Homology.): MSKLLEQINSELETKETVPLANLMSQITSKVNKIQKSDYLKFGLVPIYDQGDNDVSGYSNDVSNAYNGKLPVVIFGDHTLRLKRISSPFFLGADGNQLIEPLDENILDRNYFYYLLLSKKPRSYGYERHFKYLKEVEVKVPNLPTQKKIAEILSAYDAKIENNNLIIKKLEATAQTLFDEWFVNFKFPGYEKVKFVDSEMGEIPDGWNIKNVLDVIERISPGKKYDNKSASPSGRVPILDQGASGFIGYHDDEPGVIASINNPVVIFTNHTCYYRILTEPFSCIQNVLPYVGKNGYDTFFVYFLTKEKIKMSEYKGHWPEFEQQVFVMPIPEIANQFSKMAKVFIEKIVSCEKENVSLKSQRDLLLAKLI, from the coding sequence ATGAGTAAATTATTAGAACAAATAAATAGTGAACTTGAAACAAAGGAGACCGTGCCCTTGGCTAATCTTATGTCTCAAATTACCTCCAAGGTAAATAAAATACAGAAGTCTGACTACCTTAAGTTTGGCCTAGTGCCCATTTATGATCAGGGAGATAATGATGTGTCGGGTTATTCTAATGATGTAAGTAATGCATATAATGGAAAGCTACCCGTTGTAATCTTTGGAGATCATACACTTAGATTGAAGAGAATCTCGTCGCCCTTCTTTTTAGGAGCAGACGGTAATCAACTTATTGAGCCTCTAGATGAGAATATTTTAGATAGGAATTATTTTTACTACCTACTTCTTTCTAAAAAACCAAGAAGTTATGGTTATGAAAGACATTTCAAATATTTAAAAGAAGTTGAGGTAAAAGTACCCAATCTTCCAACGCAAAAGAAAATAGCTGAAATTTTGAGTGCATATGATGCAAAAATTGAGAATAATAATCTAATTATCAAGAAACTTGAAGCAACCGCTCAAACATTGTTTGACGAGTGGTTTGTGAATTTTAAATTCCCTGGGTATGAGAAGGTTAAATTTGTTGATAGTGAAATGGGAGAAATTCCTGATGGATGGAATATAAAAAATGTGCTCGATGTAATCGAAAGAATTTCCCCTGGTAAGAAATACGATAATAAATCCGCATCACCTAGCGGCAGAGTTCCAATTCTTGATCAAGGAGCTTCTGGCTTTATTGGTTATCATGATGACGAACCTGGTGTTATTGCAAGCATTAATAACCCCGTTGTTATTTTCACTAACCATACTTGTTATTATCGTATTCTTACTGAGCCGTTTTCATGTATTCAAAATGTGCTTCCTTACGTTGGTAAAAACGGATATGACACATTCTTTGTGTATTTTCTCACAAAAGAAAAGATAAAAATGTCTGAGTACAAAGGTCACTGGCCAGAGTTTGAACAACAAGTTTTTGTTATGCCCATTCCAGAAATTGCTAATCAATTCTCGAAGATGGCAAAAGTATTTATTGAAAAAATTGTTTCTTGCGAAAAAGAAAATGTTTCCTTGAAATCTCAGCGGGATCTATTATTAGCTAAATTAATTTAA
- a CDS encoding DUF2806 domain-containing protein (Derived by automated computational analysis using gene prediction method: Protein Homology.) translates to MDPLITKELVELGSQTASKPVASFSELIALKFFGKSIAKLKAEAEVEGDKVLSRWEEVEKPLWLQAEAVKMNRQYDNFGNTLKKASKYITEENTISNENDLFWGLLEHSKEITNEDVQDLIAKIIAGEYNAPETYSMSTLQILKSLGKKDLEKFTFFASFYLPEHGFFKDFFNMQESSLLVRTKLGINYADFLELQNLGLIQSGEYTISVSVKKDAIFSLDYYGDRFLFKATKDFDKWNFPECYALTKAGKEILQHLNISKSSDFKEWLVEDLKTKGFEPQN, encoded by the coding sequence ATGGATCCATTGATAACAAAAGAATTAGTAGAGCTTGGCTCACAGACAGCATCAAAACCAGTCGCTAGTTTTTCAGAATTAATAGCTTTAAAGTTCTTTGGTAAATCAATAGCAAAACTTAAAGCAGAAGCGGAAGTTGAAGGAGACAAAGTATTGTCTAGATGGGAGGAGGTTGAGAAACCTCTCTGGCTTCAAGCAGAAGCCGTAAAGATGAATAGACAATATGATAATTTTGGAAATACACTCAAGAAAGCATCAAAATACATTACAGAGGAAAATACCATCTCAAATGAAAATGATTTATTTTGGGGGTTATTAGAGCATTCAAAGGAAATTACCAATGAAGATGTTCAAGATCTAATTGCAAAGATTATAGCTGGTGAGTACAATGCACCTGAAACATACTCAATGAGTACTCTTCAGATCTTGAAATCTTTAGGTAAAAAAGATTTAGAAAAATTTACATTTTTTGCAAGTTTTTACTTGCCAGAGCATGGTTTTTTCAAAGACTTTTTTAATATGCAGGAATCCTCTCTATTGGTACGCACTAAACTAGGGATTAATTATGCAGACTTTTTAGAATTACAAAATCTCGGCCTGATTCAAAGTGGAGAATATACAATCTCAGTTTCGGTTAAAAAAGATGCTATATTTTCCTTGGATTATTATGGGGATAGGTTTTTATTCAAAGCTACTAAAGACTTCGATAAATGGAATTTCCCAGAGTGTTACGCATTAACTAAGGCAGGAAAAGAAATCCTTCAGCATTTAAATATAAGTAAATCTAGCGATTTTAAAGAGTGGTTAGTTGAAGATTTAAAGACTAAAGGTTTTGAACCACAAAATTAG
- a CDS encoding type I restriction endonuclease subunit R (Derived by automated computational analysis using gene prediction method: Protein Homology. GO_function: GO:0003677 - DNA binding [Evidence IEA]; GO_function: GO:0004386 - helicase activity [Evidence IEA]; GO_function: GO:0005524 - ATP binding [Evidence IEA]; GO_function: GO:0009035 - type I site-specific deoxyribonuclease activity [Evidence IEA]; GO_function: GO:0016887 - ATP hydrolysis activity [Evidence IEA]), whose amino-acid sequence MNTLNENNLTEQSLIEWLQGQGYEYVYGPAMAPNQPNAEREDFRSVVLKNRLITSVRRFNPQLPVQQAEQVVDDIALYHNADAMLGNKEMFTLITEGVKKTWQEDGIEKTEVVKLIDFENAEANDFLITNQFTVQGVENVCRLDGVVFVNGIPLSVLELKSPVREKATIGQAYRDMEYYKKEIPKMFLYNQVLCLSDLTEAKHGTISSSWEWYGTWKGVNSEGDAPSGATELEVLAKGLFNKKRFLDLIYNFIVFEADGDGDAVTYTKKMALYHQYYGVNKTIDSTVRSVSGEQDRKIGVFWHTQGSGKSLSMVFYVNKTKRIPELKSPAYVFLTDREDLDDQLFKTFSRTGYGTLAKRASSIKDLKGKLTHLGSELIFTTIQKFQDDPDANNVLSDRENIIVLTDEAHRTQYSMLAGNARQALPNASFLGVTGTPLSNHDKNTMRVFGDIISSYKIGQAVKDKATVPIYYEGRLIPLHLADKFIDSKLDEILGEIVVDEKVKARREWAVLEEVVGAPSRIEQIAKDVVSHFNNRPIEGKAMVVTMSRSIAVAMYNAIKNIEGAPECAVIISGMDDFPEQIQGEHDVKKLEKRFKKSNDALRLVIVCDMWLTGFDVPNMHTMYLDKPLKNHGLMQAIARVNRVYKDKPGGLIVDYIGIAENLKKALAIYDTDVQKEAMIPLDDVIAEMNILHREVSLYFSNIDFSGWRNKKGIELVELFQSSMNEVISKDGILSDDRKMVYIGLVSKLSSLHALVMPGEEAMKIATDIQFFQSIREAINKQTVIPHIIFPEATESAIRSLVQDSVQAEGVIDLFTKEGEEGKSISIFDERFSEEIKKVKYQNLAIDTIRKMLDKEISVRSRTNKARYETMLTLLTELIEKYENNVINSSEIIKHLLEIADEIKKLDAESEELGLSEEEIVFYDTLSSDPDLKKAGLDIKDFVQELTKRIRRDISIDWINNETIKARIRQNVRLLLIQKGIVEEKQTEKIVNIIFLETARVFREYVPS is encoded by the coding sequence ATGAACACATTAAACGAAAACAACCTAACAGAACAATCACTTATCGAATGGTTACAAGGTCAGGGTTATGAGTATGTGTATGGCCCAGCCATGGCACCGAATCAACCTAACGCCGAGCGTGAGGATTTTCGAAGTGTTGTACTCAAGAATAGACTTATTACTTCTGTACGTCGTTTTAATCCACAACTTCCAGTTCAACAAGCAGAGCAAGTTGTAGATGATATTGCCTTATATCACAACGCTGATGCAATGCTTGGCAACAAAGAAATGTTTACTCTCATTACTGAAGGAGTGAAAAAGACATGGCAAGAAGACGGTATAGAAAAAACAGAAGTTGTCAAACTTATTGATTTTGAAAATGCAGAAGCAAATGATTTCTTAATAACGAATCAATTTACCGTTCAGGGCGTAGAGAATGTTTGTCGTCTTGATGGAGTAGTTTTTGTGAACGGTATTCCGCTTTCAGTATTAGAGCTCAAGAGTCCTGTGCGTGAAAAAGCAACAATCGGCCAAGCTTATCGAGATATGGAATACTACAAAAAAGAGATTCCAAAGATGTTTTTGTATAACCAAGTGCTTTGTCTTAGCGATCTTACCGAAGCGAAACACGGAACAATTTCTTCTTCTTGGGAATGGTATGGAACATGGAAAGGAGTCAACTCAGAAGGAGATGCTCCGAGTGGTGCGACTGAACTCGAGGTGCTTGCAAAAGGTCTTTTTAATAAAAAACGGTTTCTTGATCTCATTTACAACTTCATAGTTTTTGAAGCTGATGGTGATGGTGATGCGGTTACGTACACAAAGAAGATGGCTTTATACCATCAATACTATGGTGTAAATAAAACTATTGATAGCACTGTTCGTTCGGTGAGTGGTGAACAAGATCGAAAAATCGGCGTTTTTTGGCACACACAGGGATCTGGAAAGTCACTCTCTATGGTATTTTATGTGAACAAAACAAAACGCATTCCAGAATTAAAAAGTCCTGCATATGTATTTTTAACTGATCGTGAAGATTTGGACGATCAACTCTTCAAGACATTTAGTCGTACAGGATACGGCACTCTTGCCAAGCGGGCATCGAGTATTAAGGATCTGAAGGGCAAACTTACTCATCTTGGAAGTGAACTTATTTTCACCACTATTCAAAAATTTCAAGATGACCCTGATGCAAATAATGTTTTAAGTGACAGAGAAAACATCATTGTTCTTACTGACGAGGCGCATCGAACTCAGTACAGCATGCTTGCTGGTAATGCGAGACAAGCTTTGCCTAATGCGAGTTTTTTAGGTGTGACAGGAACTCCGCTTTCAAATCATGATAAAAACACAATGCGTGTTTTCGGTGACATCATAAGTTCATACAAAATTGGGCAAGCTGTGAAAGATAAAGCAACCGTTCCTATTTACTATGAAGGTCGCTTAATCCCACTTCATTTAGCTGATAAATTTATAGACAGTAAACTCGATGAAATTCTTGGGGAAATTGTGGTTGATGAAAAAGTAAAAGCCCGCAGGGAATGGGCAGTTCTTGAAGAAGTTGTGGGCGCACCAAGTCGTATTGAACAAATCGCCAAAGATGTCGTTTCTCACTTTAATAATCGACCGATTGAAGGAAAAGCAATGGTGGTTACAATGAGCCGATCTATTGCAGTTGCGATGTATAACGCAATAAAGAATATTGAAGGAGCGCCTGAGTGCGCCGTCATTATTTCTGGAATGGATGATTTCCCAGAGCAGATTCAAGGTGAGCATGATGTGAAAAAACTCGAGAAGAGATTTAAGAAATCAAACGACGCACTTCGACTGGTTATCGTTTGTGATATGTGGCTCACTGGTTTTGACGTGCCTAATATGCATACAATGTATCTTGATAAGCCACTCAAGAATCATGGGCTTATGCAGGCGATTGCTCGCGTGAATCGTGTTTATAAAGATAAGCCAGGTGGATTGATTGTTGACTATATTGGTATTGCTGAGAATTTAAAAAAAGCTCTTGCTATATATGACACAGATGTTCAAAAAGAAGCAATGATTCCGCTTGATGACGTTATTGCGGAAATGAACATCCTCCACAGAGAGGTGTCTTTATATTTTTCAAATATAGATTTTTCGGGATGGAGAAATAAAAAAGGTATTGAATTAGTTGAATTATTTCAATCATCAATGAATGAGGTTATTTCAAAAGATGGCATCCTGTCTGATGACAGGAAAATGGTATATATAGGGCTTGTGTCTAAACTTTCAAGTCTCCACGCTCTTGTAATGCCAGGTGAGGAAGCGATGAAGATTGCAACTGATATTCAGTTCTTTCAATCTATTCGTGAGGCGATAAATAAACAAACTGTAATACCTCATATTATCTTTCCTGAAGCTACAGAGAGCGCTATTCGCAGTCTTGTTCAAGATTCTGTACAAGCAGAAGGCGTTATTGATTTGTTTACTAAAGAAGGCGAAGAAGGAAAAAGTATTTCTATTTTTGACGAGCGCTTTTCGGAAGAGATTAAGAAGGTTAAATATCAAAACCTTGCTATCGACACTATTCGTAAGATGCTAGATAAAGAAATTAGCGTGCGTTCTCGAACGAATAAGGCTCGTTATGAAACGATGCTTACACTACTCACGGAACTTATTGAGAAATACGAAAATAATGTTATTAACTCTTCAGAAATTATAAAACATTTGCTTGAAATCGCAGATGAAATAAAAAAGCTAGATGCAGAAAGCGAAGAACTGGGATTGTCTGAAGAAGAGATTGTTTTTTATGACACGCTTTCATCTGACCCAGACCTTAAAAAGGCTGGATTAGACATTAAGGATTTTGTGCAAGAACTCACCAAAAGAATTCGCCGAGATATTTCGATTGATTGGATTAATAACGAAACTATTAAAGCAAGAATCAGGCAAAACGTCAGACTCCTTTTAATTCAGAAAGGAATTGTTGAAGAGAAGCAAACGGAAAAAATAGTTAATATAATATTTCTAGAAACAGCTAGAGTTTTTAGAGAGTATGTACCATCCTAA
- a CDS encoding CBASS cGAMP-activated phospholipase (Derived by automated computational analysis using gene prediction method: Protein Homology.) translates to MIKKILSIDGGGIKGVFPLSFLSTIEEVTGKKISDYFDLIVGTSTGGIIALGIGAGFSAKELLEFYEKLGPDVFVGNRYIKFLRSMGVSKYSNKALKNSLFEKFGDKKLGESKNRLVIPSLNLENGEVHVYKTAHHERFQRDYKENIVDIALATSAAPTYFPTHTSVSGTPLVDGGLWANNPAGLAVVEAIGILEWPRDQLKVLSIGCTDEPLNIKRARNHPAGLFYWGTRIVKLFMSAQSSASYGTAQLLAGHSNITRINPVVSSGKFGLDVVKEIKSLKGLGETEARKALPNIELFFTDKVDPFIPKHQLL, encoded by the coding sequence ATGATTAAAAAAATACTTTCAATTGATGGTGGTGGGATAAAAGGGGTTTTTCCTCTGTCTTTTTTAAGCACAATTGAAGAGGTGACTGGCAAAAAAATATCAGATTATTTCGATCTTATTGTTGGTACTTCAACTGGTGGTATTATTGCACTTGGCATTGGCGCTGGCTTTTCCGCAAAGGAACTATTAGAATTTTATGAAAAACTAGGCCCAGATGTGTTTGTTGGCAATAGGTATATTAAATTTTTAAGAAGCATGGGGGTATCGAAATATAGCAATAAAGCATTAAAGAATTCCTTATTTGAAAAGTTTGGAGATAAAAAACTTGGTGAAAGCAAGAATAGACTTGTAATTCCTAGTTTAAATCTTGAAAATGGAGAGGTTCATGTATATAAAACCGCTCATCATGAAAGATTCCAAAGAGATTATAAAGAAAATATTGTTGACATAGCCCTGGCGACATCAGCGGCTCCGACATATTTTCCGACTCATACTTCAGTTTCAGGCACCCCCTTGGTTGACGGTGGGTTATGGGCAAACAATCCAGCTGGCCTTGCTGTTGTCGAGGCGATAGGCATTCTTGAATGGCCTCGTGATCAATTAAAAGTGCTAAGTATAGGATGCACAGATGAGCCATTAAATATTAAGAGGGCACGCAATCACCCAGCAGGTTTATTTTATTGGGGAACAAGAATAGTTAAGTTGTTTATGTCGGCTCAATCCTCCGCTTCTTACGGAACCGCTCAATTGCTCGCAGGCCATTCCAATATTACAAGGATTAATCCTGTTGTCTCAAGTGGAAAATTTGGATTAGACGTTGTTAAAGAAATTAAATCACTTAAGGGGCTGGGAGAAACTGAGGCACGCAAAGCTCTGCCAAATATTGAATTATTTTTTACTGACAAAGTTGACCCTTTTATTCCTAAACATCAATTACTATGA